A genomic segment from Garra rufa chromosome 5, GarRuf1.0, whole genome shotgun sequence encodes:
- the dlb gene encoding delta-like protein B has translation MAHLSLYCLLSVSLLQLVASSGVFELKVHSFSTTRRYCRRTRDCNIFFRICLKHSEDVISAEPPCTFGTGQTNVLRADQSSIANSAAIRVPFHFKWPGTFSLIIEAWYAESPKEHHDYTENQNNLISRLATRRRLAIGEDWSQDVHFGDQSELRYSYHVFCDEFYFGEACSDYCRPRDDTLGHYTCDENGNRECLEGWRGDYCSDPICSSDCSERHGYCESPGECKCRLGWQGPSCSECVHYPGCLHGTCSQPWQCVCKEGWGGLFCNQDLNYCTNHKPCANGATCTNTGQGSYTCTCRPGYGGTNCELEINECDCNPCKNGGSCNDLENDYSCTCPQGFYGKNCEIIAMTCADDPCFNGGTCEEKFTGGYVCRCPPTFTGSNCEKRLDRCSHKPCANGGECVDLGASALCRCRPGFSGPRCETNIDDCARYPCQNAGTCQDGINEYTCTCTLGFTGKNCSLRADACLTDPCLNGGTCYTHFSGPVCQCLPGFMGPNCEFPVQGGMELMAPRVGRTSPSAVAVSCVLGVLAVFLGVCVGLVVFRRRRHRLRRQQLCDSVFNDLETVNNLDRQHYPYDRDFTQVKPCNTEGRISLAASHTLPAGQDFLWSAGGGLR, from the exons ATGGCGCATCTGTCTTTGTACTGCCTGCTGTCGGTGTCGCTTTTGCAGTTG GTGGCTTCATCGGGTGTATTTGAATTGAAAGTTCACTCGTTCAGCACCACACGCCGCTACTGCAGGAGGACGCGAGACTGCAACATCTTTTTCAGGATTTGCCTCAAGCATTCGGAAGACGTCATCTCCGCTGAACCTCCGTGCACCTTCGGAACCGGTCAGACAAACGTCCTGCGAGCGGACCAGAGCTCCATAGCCAACAGCGCAGCCATCCGGGTGCCTTTTCACTTCAAGTGGCCG GGGACATTTTCTCTTATTATTGAAGCATGGTATGCAGAGTCCCCCAAAGAGCATCATGACTACACAG AGAATCAAAACAACCTGATCAGTCGTTTGGCAACACGAAGGCGCTTGGCGATTGGAGAAGACTGGTCTCAGGATGTTCATTTTGGTGATCAGAGCGAGCTCCGTTACTCGTATCATGTTTTCTGTGATGAGTTTTACTTCGGCGAGGCGTGTTCGGATTACTGCCGTCCTCGTGACGACACGCTGGGACACTACACCTGTGATGAAAACGGGAACAGGGAATGCCTGGAGGGATGGCGTGGAGACTACTGCTCTGACC CCATCTGCTCTTCGGACTGCAGTGAGCGGCACGGTTACTGCGAGTCACCTGGTGAATGTAAGTGTCGTCTGGGATGGCAGGGGCCATCCTGCAGTGAGTGTGTGCATTACCCGGGATGCCTGCACGGGACCTGCTCGCAGCCGTGGCAATGTGTGTGCAAGGAGGGCTGGGGAGGCCTCTTCTGTAACCAGGACCTCAACTACTGCACCAATCACAAACCCTGTGCTAATGGCGCCACCTGCACTAACACTGGACAGGGCAGCTACACCTGCACCTGCCGGCCAGGATATGGGGGCACAAACTGTGAGCTGGAGATTAACGAGTGCGACTGCAACCCCTGCAAGAATGGTGGTAGTTGCAAT GATTTGGAGAATGATTACTCCTGTACATGTCCTCAGGGATTCTATGGGAAGAACTGTGAGATCATTGCGATGACGTGTGCGGATGACCCCTGCTTTAACGGAGGGACATGTGAAGAAAAATTCACTGGTGGTTACGTCTGCCGCTGCCCCCCAACCTTTACCGGATCCAACTGTGAGAAGAGACTGGACCGATGCAGCCACAAACCTTGTGCCAATG GTGGTGAGTGTGTAGATCTGGGTGCTAGTGCTCTGTGCCGCTGTCGCCCTGGTTTCTCCGGGCCTCGCTGTGAGACAAACATTGACGACTGTGCCCGTTACCCGTGTCAAAATGCCGGAACCTGCCAAGATGGCATTAACGAGTACACCTGCACCTGTACGCTAGGTTTCACCGGTAAAAACTGCAGCCTCCGAGCAGACGCTTGTCTCACCGACCCATGCCTCAACGGAGGAACGTGCTACACACACTTCTCCGGGCCGGTGTGTCAGTGTCTGCCTGGGTTCATGGGTCCAAACTGCGAGTTTCCTGTGCAGGGAGGTATGGAGCTGATGGCCCCCCGGGTTGGACGGACCTCACCTTCAGCAGTGGCTGTGTCATGTGTCTTAGGTGTGCTGGCTGTGTTTTTGGGAGTGTGTGTGGGACTGGTGGTGTTTCGAAGGAGAAGGCATAGACTGCGCAGACAGCAGCTGTGCGATTCTGTGTTTAATGATTTGGAGACGGTTAATAATTTAGACAGGCAGCACTATCCCTATGACAGAGACTTCACTCAGGTGAAACCCTGCAACACTGAGGGCAGAATCTCACTGGCGGCTTCTCACACACTGCCTGCTGGGCAGGACTTCCTGTGGAGTGCTGGAGGAGGACTTAGATAA
- the ppp1r14aa gene encoding protein phosphatase 1, regulatory (inhibitor) subunit 14Aa, which produces MAEEIHTGHSPDLDNAREHGMNLHKRQSRVTVKYNRKQLQKRLDVEKWIDEGLDKLYDGKDMPEEVNIDDLLDLPNDEERTHKLQVLLQTCSSSTEAFIAELLEKLHGLHKQEELQNEGIEHPCLHTYPHHHGNIHHHRGNHQHPTHQTL; this is translated from the exons ATGGCTGAGGAGATACATACCGGTCATTCCCCGGATTTAGACAACGCTAGAGAGCACGGGATGAACTTACATAAGCGGCAATCACGCGTTACGGTGAAATACAACCGCAAACAGCTTCAGAAAAGGTTGGACGTGGAGAAATGGATCGACGAAGGGCTGGACAAGCTGTACGATGGAAAG GACATGCCAGAGGAAGTGAACATTGATGATTTGTTGGATCTCCCAAATGACGAAGAGCGAACACACAAACTACAG GTTCTTCTGCAAACCTGCAGCAGCAGCACTGAG gcTTTTATTGCCGAGCTGTTGGAGAAGCTGCATGGTCTCCATAAACAGGAAGAGTTGCAGAATGAGGGAATCGAGCATCCCTGTCTCCACACTTACCCCCATCATCATGGCAACATCCATCATCACAGAGGCAACCATCAACATCCAACACATCAGACACTGTGA